In Podarcis muralis chromosome 14, rPodMur119.hap1.1, whole genome shotgun sequence, one genomic interval encodes:
- the LOC114584681 gene encoding parvalbumin, thymic CPV3 has product MSISDIISPSDIAAAIRDCQAPDSFNYKKFFQISGMSKKSSSQLKDLFRILDNDQSGYIEEDELKFFLQRFDSGARVLTATETKTLLAAGDHDGDGKIGAEEFQEMVLS; this is encoded by the exons ATGAGTATCAGCGACATCATCAGCCCTTCTGATATTGCTGCTGCAATCAGAGACTGTCAAG CTCCAGATAGTTTCAACTACAAAAAATTCTTTCAGATAAGTGGCATGTCCAAAAAGAGCAGCAGCCAACTGAAGGATCTTTTCCGCATCCTAGACAATGATCAAAGCGGCTATATTGAAGAAGATGAACTGAA GTTTTTCCTCCAGAGGTTTGATAGTGGAGCCCGAGTGTTAACAGCTACAGAAACCAAAACCCTTTTGGCAGCGGGAGACCACGATGGAGATGGGAAGATTGGGGCTGAAG AATTCCAGGAAATGGTGCTCTCCTAA